Part of the Spartobacteria bacterium genome is shown below.
ATATCTGTTCAACGTGTAAAACGTATTCAAAAATCGAATGATAAGGAGACATCATGAGTATTAAAGGAACGAAAACGGAGCAAAATTTATTAAAATCCTTTGCCGGGGAATCTCAGGCGCGGAATCGGTACAATTATTTTGCAGGTATTGCAAAAAAAGAAGGACTGGTTCAAATCGCACAAATTTTTGAGGAAACAGCCAATCAGGAAAAGGAACATGCTAAACGGATGTTTAAATTTCTTGAAGGCGGCGCAGTTGAAATCACCGCATGTTACCCGGCCGGGAAACTGGGAACAACAGCGGAAAATTTGAAGGAAGCTGCTGGCGGCGAACATGAAGAATGGGCTGAACTTTATCCCGAATTCGCCCGCATAGCCCGTGAAGAAGGTTTTGAGCCCATTGCCAAAATGTACGAAGCGATTTGCGTTGCCGAAAAACAGCATGAAAATCGTTATCTAGGCGTACTGAAAAATATTGAAGAAGGAACGGTCTTTAAAAAGAAAACCAAAGTCGTTTGGCGCTGCCTGAACTGCGGGTATCTGCATGAAGGCGAAGAAGCACCTGCCGCATGTCCGGCCTGTGTTCATCCTCAGGCCTATTTTGAACTGCTGGCCGAAAACTGGTAAGCCACTTAGATGTGTTATTTTCAGGCGGTTCATTGAACCGCCTCTTTTTTTGCAGATTCATATGCCTTGAGCGGACATAGAGGATATGATATATCGTCATCTATGAAATTAAAATCACTGGATTACACACCTTACTGTGTGGCTGGACTGGATTTATCAGTATTCGGCACCATAAAAGACAACGCAGTGATTGTATTCGTCCTGCATGGACGCAACAGCTGCAAAGAAAAGAAGTATGATTTATGCCGGTTACTTGCCGATAACGGATATGTTGCGGTCGCGCTGGATGCGCTAAATCATGGACGGCGCACTGTGAATTCCACGCTGATTTCGCAGGACACCGCTGACACACTGGTTGAAATACTGGGTGTAATGGGAGGCACGGCGCAGGAACTGTCTCTGCTCATGGATGTGCTTCCGGCCGCGTGGGATATGCGTCCAGATGCTTTTGCTGTGATGGGTACATCATTGGGCGGCGTTATGGCCTTACTGGCCGCAAGCATGGATTCCCGCATCAAAGCCGTCGCCTCGCTTACTGGAACCGGAGCCTTTCGTGAATTAGCGATGGCGCACTTGCCGCAGACCAATCTCTCATACAACGCCATATTTAGCGATAAATCTGGTGCACTGGAATGCCTCCTGAATAAATACGACCCCATGCAACGGGTTGAAAGTCTGGCACAAACCCACATATTACTGTCGGCGGGCACAGCCGATGAAACGGTTCCACTTTCTGCTGTACAGGTCTTTTTCGACGAAATATGCCGCATGCACAGCCACCACAAGGTGGTGTTACGCGAGTATATCAATGTAGGACATTGCGTTACACCGGAAATGCAGCAAGATGCGGTAAACTGGTTAATTGAAACGGGGTTGAGCTAATGGAAAACGAGGAACAGTCCATGGTGGAAGTAAAAAATAAATCGCGAGGCTGTCTGCTGGGCTGCCTGACATCGATCGTGGTTCTACTGGGATTGGGCTTAATAGTCAGTCTGGCGGTGAACGGTATTATGGCGATGGCCATGTCGCAGGACAGCTCTTTTGCCGATGCCCGGTACGGAGCGGGAGTGGATGAAAAACCACGCATGGAAGAACGCTGGTCCTATGGCGAAGGAGAAACCAAAGTAGCACGTATTCAGGTAAAAGGGTTTATTACCGATCAGGGAAAAGACAACCTGTTTGCCAATAGCATGAGCATGGCCGAACGGGTCATGCGCGAAATCCGATCGGCCACGCAGGATTTACAGGTAAAAGCCATTTTACTGGAAGTCGACTCTCCCGGCGGTGAAATCACGCCGGCCGATGACATCTATTATGAACTCCAGCGCTTCAAAATATCTGATCCACAGCGCAGAGTCATCGCTTTTTTCCGTGGATTATCTGCGTCGGGCGGCTATTATGTGGCCATGGCCTCGGACTGGATCGTCTGTGAACCCACATGCATCGTGGGATCCATTGGCGTCATCATGCAGGGACTCAACTGGTCGACACTCAGTGACAAGGTCGGAGTAACAGACGTCACGCTGACCTCTGGCCCCAGCAAAGATTTGCTGAATCCATTCCAACCCGTACGCGAAACAGATAAAGAGATTCTTCAGACCGTAGTAAACGGACTGTATCGCCGGTTTTTGAGCATTGTCTGTGAAGGTCGCGGCCTTCCGGAATCCGTGCTAAGACCCTATGCCGACGGACGGGTCTTTCTGCCTGCCGACGCACTGGAGATCGGACTGGTTGATCAAATTGGGTACTTCGACAGTGCCATGGAAGCATGTCGTATTATTCTGGAAGAAAAGCAGCTGCGATTCATTCGTTATGCCAATCGCACTGGTTTCCTGGAAAGCCTGACGGAAGTCAAATCCCCTATTCCTGACCTACAGACCCTGGCCGAACAAAGCCGCGCCCGTGCCCTTTTTTACTGGAATCGCTAATCCCGTAAAATGCCTGGATTTCCCCACAAAAAAGGATCCCCCGAGGGGGATCCTTGAGAATCAATGTACCATTTGGAACGCTCAGCCTTCGTATTTGCCCGGCTTGATTTCGTTTCCGTATTTTGCTTTTATTTCTTTGAAGGTCGCAATGGCGTCTTCCCAGTAAGCATATACGTCTTCGCCCATGGTTGGAGCGCTTTTCTTGAAGAATGCAATGGCACGTTCAATTTTTGCAATCCATGCATCGACACGGAAGCTGAACTGATAGGTGTAATCTTCTTCTTTGTAATCTTCATCCAGCAGATCTTTGAACAGTTTTTTCAGATCGGCATATTTGGGAATGAACCCGGTTGGCGTTTCATACGCTTCGAAATCACCGAATACACGACCTTCAAACCAATGCATCCACACTTTTTTGGCCAATTTGCTTGTGCAGAATTTTCCTTCTGGTGTGCGGAGGAAGTAGTTCGTTGAGAATACTTTCGGACAATTTTCGCCAAACTGTTCGCCGAAAGCGACGTTGTTTTTCACATAATCGCCCAGCGGATAGCTCACGAAGTCCAGGTTCGCCATGGGCTGAGGAACGCGAACGCCTTCCTGACCGATGGTAGCGGATGTTGTTTCAGATTCCAGCGGGCAGGCTTTCATCAGAATGGCCTGTTTCCAGTTGTTGGATTCTTCGCAGGGAACGGTTGTATCGCTATCGCGACCGCCGTATACTACGCCGCTCACTTTCACACCCATAGGGTTATCCCATTCGGGATCCAGATTGCTGAGGTATTCCATGCGCATGGTGTAACGTGCGTTACCATGAGAAATCGGAGTATCTCCGCCTTCTTTCCATTCGCCAGCGAAGTTCACACCCGTTTTCGGTGTTTCTACGCCCATGCCCTGCCAGTAAGGCAGATTGTCCGGACCAGTCAGAACGTTCGAGAAAATGATTTCTTTCGGTTCCTGCAACGTCTTAAAGATAACGGGATCGTCGTCAGGATTTACATCTTTAATAATACCAAAGATGCCGCGTTCGACGTTGGCAGCACGGAATTCACCATCAATGTTACGGAAATAAGCGATATCATCACCGACGATTTTTTCGCCCGGAATCATAGCCGTTGATGTTTTACCGCAAGCTGAGGGATAAGCACCCACAAAGTAGGTATCGCGTTTCTTCTCTTCATTCTGTACGCCCATGATGAACATATGTTCGCAAAGCCAGTCTTCTTTACCGGATTTGTTGATCGCCAGGCGCATGGAATGCTTTTTCAGACCAACCGTGTTGCCTGCATACTGAGCATTCATTGAGAAAACAATGTTGTTGTCCAGATCCTGATAGATACGACGGTCTTCGAGATTTACAGAGTTATTGCTTTCGTTCAGCTGCCCGGCACTGTGACAGAAACGGAAGAAATCATCTTTGTTTTCCATTTTTTCAAAATGAGCATATCCGCGACGATACAGAATATCTTCTGAATGTGCCACGTAGCAGGAATCGGTGATCTGCGCACAGCCAATCGCGAAAGGCCCACCCACCGGGCATTCGCAGAACAATTTCACGTATACCTGTTTGCCTTTCATAATGCCTTTGGCAATACGACGAATATCAGCCATACCTTCATTATATTCAACGCAGTTCAAGTTGCCCATCTGAGCAATTTTGTCAGCAACAACGAGGAACTTGGTGTTCTTTTTGTCGCGGGCCTGATCGTTGACTCCATCATAATGCATGGTGATTTCTTCACGGGCCATCTGTTTTTCTTCACCCAGCTCAAGAGCACGTTGACGAATATACTCAGCATCTTTATCGCTGTCGTCGCACATGTAAACCGAATCAGGTTCGCAAAGTTCTACATACTCGCCAACAAAGTTGAAGAGTTTTTCATTTTCAAGAGCAGTCAGCTTTGCGTAGCTCTCGTCGCTCATTTTACTTTTAAGCAGTTCAGCGTATTTTTCGCTCATTATGGTCGTCCTCCTAATTGAACGTATCATTCTGATTTAGTTGTATTTCAAAGGGCCTGAGTGGAATCAGTGTTTTCAGGCGCTAACGCCGTGAAAATAAGAATGAAGGCATCGCATAGCAAGTAAAATAGTCAGAAACATTCTCTCTTATATGTAATACCCGCAACAGCGTTCCCATTCCAGTTTAGTTCCAAACCCTTATGTTTTACAGCACCTCAATTGTGCCGGATATCCAGGAATGCATTACAGCAGATCAGCTACATTGTTCATGAATATGAAAACAATGGGGTGAGTGACGGGATTTGAACCCGCGGCCCCCAAGGCCACAACCTGGTGCTCTAACCAACTGAGCTACACCCACCATGTGTAATTCGAGGGACAAAGTATCTCAATGTGTGTTTAAAGCAATGCATTTCTTTCTTTTTTTTCATAAAAACTTGGCATGTTTCTCTTCCATGGGCATATTCCGCTCTTAGACACAACAATTTAACACGAGGTAAGAAACTATGTTTTCCGCATCAGACTTAAGAAAAGGATTAAAAATTGAAATTGATGGTGATCCCTATGTAATCACAGATTTTGACTTCATGAAGCCAGGTAAAGGCCAATCCATCTATCGCTGTAAATTACGTAACCTGATTACCGGAAACACGATGGACAAAGCATACCGCTCGGCTGAAAAGATTGATAAGCCCGACCTTATGCAACACGACATGCTCTATTCCTATAAAGAGGGCGACCAATATGTATTCATGAATCCTGAAACCTACGAACAAATCCATGTGGAAGCAAGTATTCTAGGTAATCAGGTTTTCTTTCTCATCGAAGATATGTCTGTGAAAATTCTATTCTTTAATGACCGCCCGATTGAAGTGGAACTGCCCAATTTCATAGAGCGCACCGTCGCCGAAACAGAGCCCGGAGCTCGTGGTGATACAGCAACCAACGTGACTAAACCCGCTGTACTGGACAACGGCTATGAAGTGGCCGTCCCCATCTTCATCAACGAAGGGGATGTTGTCCGTATTGATACACGGACGGGCACCTACGACGGACGGGTAAACAAATAAGATGAGCACACACCGGCTTGCCGGCTTCGAACGTGCACTAATATTGCGCTCCCGACTGCACCATGCAGTTAGGGAGTTTTTCTTTACGCAGTCCTATATTGAAGTCGATACCCCTGTACGGATTCCTGTCCCCGCCATGGAAGAACACATAGACGCCGAACCCAGCGGAACATACTACCTGCGTACATCACCCGAACTGCACATGAAGCGACTCGTTTGTGCGGGACACCGGCGCCTTTTTCAAATCGGCCCCTGCTTCCGGCAGGGCGAACGCGGAACGCGACATAACCCCGAATACACCATGCTGGAATGGTACCACGGGGGTGAAGATTACACGTTTCTTATTCGGCAGACGCAGGAAATGCTTCGGTTCTGTGCGCAGTCTGTCTTTCACTCAACGACATTCCAATGGAAAGGTGTGCGCTGTGATTTGAGGGATGAATGGGCCATATACCCCATTTGCGATCTGTTCCGCATGCACGCGGGATGGGATCCTGCGACCCATTTTGATGCGGATCGTTTTGAAATCGATTTAATGGAACGCATTGAGCCTGCATTGCCCACGCACATTCCCGTCATACTAAAAGACTATCCCATTCAGATGGGTGCTCTAGCCAAACGAAATCAGACCGATCCTTCGCTTGCACAACGATGGGAACTCTATTTATGCGGCGTGGAAGTAGCCAATGCCTATACAGAACTCACCGACGCAAAAGAACAACGGCAACGGTTTGAAACATGGGCACAATCCCGATCAACAAGAGGTGCCCCCGTCTATCCACTGGATGAAGCCTTCCTCATGGCACTGGAAGACGGCATGCCTGATGTCGCCGGCATCGCAATGGGGATGGATCGATTACTCATGTTGCTGGGAGGATTCGATTCTTTCGATGATCTGTTCCCCTTCCGGAATGATGAAACACGCTATCATAAATGATGGATTGCCCGTATCCCGTATCCGTATATATTGCCATATATTGCCAGGCTTTTTATTATTCACGTATCCGTATATATTTCCAGGCATTTTATTATTATTTTATTGACGACTTCATAATCAGACTGCGAGAGTTGGGGTTATTTCTAAACAAAAAAAACAGTGCAGACACGAAGTCTGCACTGCACAAAAACCGATATAAATTAACCGCCGGGCACGACTACTGGTTCAGGTTTTTTGTAGGACGTGGGGCCATCTTTCCATTCACATTTGTCATACCATGCTTTGGGATAACCGACTTCCTGTGCCATTTTACCGGGTTCATTGACGTAGCCGTCATCGTATTTAGCGACCAGCTGCCATGCAAAATCCCACCAGGTTTGTACCACCATATTGGCCTGATTTTCACAGTATTCCGTCAACATCGCTGCGGCTTTTTCTGGATCAACGGTATAAACAGCTACGGCTTTGGCATCCATTATCTGCTGTCCGTCAATTTCCGCTTTTTCCAGCTGATCCTGTTTCTGGCGAATGTCTTCCAGCATATAATTGAATTTCAGGCCGGCCCAGTTAGCTACAAAATTAAAGGCCCACCAGGCACTATCCTGATCGAATACTTCGGTATCACAGGTATAGAAAGGTTTGGCGATGCTCTGTACACCCGCATAAAACGGAACGTAACAAGTACTCAGCGGTTCATTGGCTCCAAACCACAATACGCCGCCTATGGGGTCGGGAAGCCAGGAGCGACCCTGGCATACAAATGAATAGTCGCAGCGGTAAATAGAAATCGTGCGTTCCCATGCACCTTTTAATTTTGCATTGGGGTCGCCGGTGTCATTGCCTGCATCCATGGGGCCGGGGTAGCGATAAGGACATCCGAAGGGACCTGCGGTCATGCCTTTCGACTGATCAAATTCTGTTCCCTGATAGTAATCACGATACAAATCCATCACATCGCGCACACTCAGCTTGTTATCCGGTTTAATAGAAAAAGCGTACGCTTTGGTGAACCCGTCTTCCACCCATGGTGACAAGTTTGCTGACGGAGTTACTTTCGACTGCAACCGCCACACGCGACGCAATGAATAGTATGGATGACTGTACTCCCCTTCACTCACAGTGCGCAACCAGTCCAGTTTGCCTTCTTTCGGATCATACCATCCATGTTTTTCAGCAATGGCGTACAAATCTTTGCAGAACAGCATATCAGTATCATCGGGATCCACTTCACGGATACGTAATTCATTGGCGGCAAAGAAGATTTCTCCGTCGGGAACTTTTTTTGCAACCCATAGTCCCCCGCTGCCTTCAGGACTGGGTGCCATTTCTATAACCCAGGCTTCATCAGGGTCGGCCACTGGAAGGGTTTCCCCTGTTCCGTAGTATCCATATTTTTCAATCAGCGAACCAATGAGCTCCACCGCTTCCCTGGATGTTTTACACCGCTCCAGCGCCACACGACTCAGTTCGGCACTGTAAAAGATTAACTTTCCGGGCACGGGGTCAGGCGAAATCTTCGTCCCGTCGGTGCATTCGCCGAACATCAGCTGGTGTTCGTTCATAATGCCGTAACCGCCATCAAAATAGGCATAGGTATGTTCTACCTGTGGAATATACCCGAGGGGCAGACTTTGAGGCAGTGCGGGGTTATCATAGACATCGCTGCGGTTTTTGCCGACATAACGATGATAGGACTCGCCATGATAGGCTGGGCGTTCTCCTAACGCATTGGCGTCATAATAAACCGGACGCATAGTTCCCAGCGGATAGTCTTTCGCCGGTACATAGACGAGCCTAGGATCTCCCATTTCGCCATCGTCCGAATGCGCCACAAACATCGACCCGTCGGTGGTAGCACCTTTGGTAATAATCATTGTCGTACACGCTCCGGCCACACCGATACCGGCCAGTGAAATGGCCAGTGCCGTAATCATTTTTTTCATTATCCCGACTCCTTATTGCATGTTTAGCATGCGGCTTATCATTCATGTGTGTCCGTGATCCTTACAACCACGTCTACAGATCATATATAATACAGAATCCTGCCAGGCATCACAAGCATGATTACGCACTCATTAAACATTGACAATGCGGTGCTTCAAATGAGAGTTGTACGCTTTATTTAAATAACTTCAGGAGTGTATGTGATGAAATGTCTTCGTTTACTATTTTTGTTGTCACTGGCCTGCGGACTGCTGTCCGGTTGTGGAAAATCAAAAGATGATGCGGCTCTGATTGTGGGCACCGAACCTACCTTCCCTCCTTTTGAAATGACTGACGATTCAGGACAAATCATTGGATTTGATATTGACCT
Proteins encoded:
- a CDS encoding phosphoenolpyruvate carboxykinase (GTP); amino-acid sequence: MSEKYAELLKSKMSDESYAKLTALENEKLFNFVGEYVELCEPDSVYMCDDSDKDAEYIRQRALELGEEKQMAREEITMHYDGVNDQARDKKNTKFLVVADKIAQMGNLNCVEYNEGMADIRRIAKGIMKGKQVYVKLFCECPVGGPFAIGCAQITDSCYVAHSEDILYRRGYAHFEKMENKDDFFRFCHSAGQLNESNNSVNLEDRRIYQDLDNNIVFSMNAQYAGNTVGLKKHSMRLAINKSGKEDWLCEHMFIMGVQNEEKKRDTYFVGAYPSACGKTSTAMIPGEKIVGDDIAYFRNIDGEFRAANVERGIFGIIKDVNPDDDPVIFKTLQEPKEIIFSNVLTGPDNLPYWQGMGVETPKTGVNFAGEWKEGGDTPISHGNARYTMRMEYLSNLDPEWDNPMGVKVSGVVYGGRDSDTTVPCEESNNWKQAILMKACPLESETTSATIGQEGVRVPQPMANLDFVSYPLGDYVKNNVAFGEQFGENCPKVFSTNYFLRTPEGKFCTSKLAKKVWMHWFEGRVFGDFEAYETPTGFIPKYADLKKLFKDLLDEDYKEEDYTYQFSFRVDAWIAKIERAIAFFKKSAPTMGEDVYAYWEDAIATFKEIKAKYGNEIKPGKYEG
- the efp gene encoding elongation factor P encodes the protein MFSASDLRKGLKIEIDGDPYVITDFDFMKPGKGQSIYRCKLRNLITGNTMDKAYRSAEKIDKPDLMQHDMLYSYKEGDQYVFMNPETYEQIHVEASILGNQVFFLIEDMSVKILFFNDRPIEVELPNFIERTVAETEPGARGDTATNVTKPAVLDNGYEVAVPIFINEGDVVRIDTRTGTYDGRVNK
- a CDS encoding alpha/beta fold hydrolase encodes the protein MKLKSLDYTPYCVAGLDLSVFGTIKDNAVIVFVLHGRNSCKEKKYDLCRLLADNGYVAVALDALNHGRRTVNSTLISQDTADTLVEILGVMGGTAQELSLLMDVLPAAWDMRPDAFAVMGTSLGGVMALLAASMDSRIKAVASLTGTGAFRELAMAHLPQTNLSYNAIFSDKSGALECLLNKYDPMQRVESLAQTHILLSAGTADETVPLSAVQVFFDEICRMHSHHKVVLREYINVGHCVTPEMQQDAVNWLIETGLS
- a CDS encoding rubrerythrin family protein; translation: MSIKGTKTEQNLLKSFAGESQARNRYNYFAGIAKKEGLVQIAQIFEETANQEKEHAKRMFKFLEGGAVEITACYPAGKLGTTAENLKEAAGGEHEEWAELYPEFARIAREEGFEPIAKMYEAICVAEKQHENRYLGVLKNIEEGTVFKKKTKVVWRCLNCGYLHEGEEAPAACPACVHPQAYFELLAENW
- the sppA gene encoding signal peptide peptidase SppA, whose amino-acid sequence is MENEEQSMVEVKNKSRGCLLGCLTSIVVLLGLGLIVSLAVNGIMAMAMSQDSSFADARYGAGVDEKPRMEERWSYGEGETKVARIQVKGFITDQGKDNLFANSMSMAERVMREIRSATQDLQVKAILLEVDSPGGEITPADDIYYELQRFKISDPQRRVIAFFRGLSASGGYYVAMASDWIVCEPTCIVGSIGVIMQGLNWSTLSDKVGVTDVTLTSGPSKDLLNPFQPVRETDKEILQTVVNGLYRRFLSIVCEGRGLPESVLRPYADGRVFLPADALEIGLVDQIGYFDSAMEACRIILEEKQLRFIRYANRTGFLESLTEVKSPIPDLQTLAEQSRARALFYWNR
- a CDS encoding dipeptidase → MKKMITALAISLAGIGVAGACTTMIITKGATTDGSMFVAHSDDGEMGDPRLVYVPAKDYPLGTMRPVYYDANALGERPAYHGESYHRYVGKNRSDVYDNPALPQSLPLGYIPQVEHTYAYFDGGYGIMNEHQLMFGECTDGTKISPDPVPGKLIFYSAELSRVALERCKTSREAVELIGSLIEKYGYYGTGETLPVADPDEAWVIEMAPSPEGSGGLWVAKKVPDGEIFFAANELRIREVDPDDTDMLFCKDLYAIAEKHGWYDPKEGKLDWLRTVSEGEYSHPYYSLRRVWRLQSKVTPSANLSPWVEDGFTKAYAFSIKPDNKLSVRDVMDLYRDYYQGTEFDQSKGMTAGPFGCPYRYPGPMDAGNDTGDPNAKLKGAWERTISIYRCDYSFVCQGRSWLPDPIGGVLWFGANEPLSTCYVPFYAGVQSIAKPFYTCDTEVFDQDSAWWAFNFVANWAGLKFNYMLEDIRQKQDQLEKAEIDGQQIMDAKAVAVYTVDPEKAAAMLTEYCENQANMVVQTWWDFAWQLVAKYDDGYVNEPGKMAQEVGYPKAWYDKCEWKDGPTSYKKPEPVVVPGG
- the genX gene encoding EF-P lysine aminoacylase GenX, with protein sequence MSTHRLAGFERALILRSRLHHAVREFFFTQSYIEVDTPVRIPVPAMEEHIDAEPSGTYYLRTSPELHMKRLVCAGHRRLFQIGPCFRQGERGTRHNPEYTMLEWYHGGEDYTFLIRQTQEMLRFCAQSVFHSTTFQWKGVRCDLRDEWAIYPICDLFRMHAGWDPATHFDADRFEIDLMERIEPALPTHIPVILKDYPIQMGALAKRNQTDPSLAQRWELYLCGVEVANAYTELTDAKEQRQRFETWAQSRSTRGAPVYPLDEAFLMALEDGMPDVAGIAMGMDRLLMLLGGFDSFDDLFPFRNDETRYHK